The Oncorhynchus mykiss isolate Arlee chromosome 20, USDA_OmykA_1.1, whole genome shotgun sequence genomic sequence actactgTAAGAGAAGTGGTTTCACACCCGGTAACAGAATTGCGGTAACAGAATTGCGGTAACAGAATTGCTTCGTGGGTCCCTGACCTGTACTGCACAGAAATGCATTATTATGGTAATGAATgccattctcttcatggtgatgtatcctaaataggtacacaaaggtatAAATATGCAATATCCTACTTTGTATATTTGGATATTATTCTACACACGggctattattttaatgagctctgccaccacatttggttggtccgaactggaccaaatctgaaccatgTCTACgtgtcacaagtttggacatcaaactacagcacagtagagctcaaGTAGAGTACTATACAGTCAAGTAGAATATAGTTCATTACAGTACAACACAGGGCATTATAGTGtactctagtgtgctctactgtgtactgtactgaactatactctactgtgctgtacaaACTTGTGAACCCATATGTGGTTTGTGacctatgatttcccattgtagctcATTCAATATCGGAAATTCGGTTACTGATTTGGGATCCGAATTTTGAGTTTTAATCactttattgtttttatttatttaactaggcaagtcagtttaagaacaaattcttatttacaatgacggcctaccccggccaaaccctaactcggacgacgctgggccaattgtgcaccgccgtatgggactcccaatcacgtccggttgggATACAGCtaggaatcgaaccagggtctgtagtgacgcctttagcactgagatgtactgccttagactgctgcgccactcgggagtccttAATTAATATGAATTCAATTATAACTAAATTAATACTTCATGAATTAACAAAATTGATATGAGTATAAACACTAACTCATTGAcaggtctacctttacttgttacttctgtgcactttcattatcctccctcctcgtGAGGGAGAGAAATTACACGATATAAAGATGTGGGTTTTTTGGTAATGGGATTTCAAGGCACaaaggcaatgtttcttaaacttacagaatgCAGAAACATTTCTCCAGCGCTTAATagaagtgttgatattagttgccAGGGGTCTTCACCACAACGTTACTGTGTTTTGACGTGTCTTTAATACCTCTGAAGACGTTTTAATGGGAGATGTTTTCTAACACGCCTTTTTCAATGTTCCCCAGAAATCTAAAGCCTTTGCTCATTCCTCATTTttaggatggaaaatggttgagaAATGTATACATGCCTTAGTTCACaaaaatatagactcttagctttttTTTGACACCCAGTTTGATATGCTCCTATAATCTTCACGTTGGGGCTCATgggtcttttttttgttgtttttgtttttacatggaaatgacttTTATCACTACCATCCTGTCTTGGTCACAAACCTTAACCCTAGGGGTAGAAATGTGTTTATCACAGACATAAGCATTGCAAACATTTATAGCTCTTCTATGTATTCAACATTTATACAACCTTTGACCCCGGTTTCACTGTGTTCCCCAGGTCAGATGACAGATCTGCTGTACACAGAAAAGGACCTGGTCACCTCTCTGAAGGATTAcatcagagcagaggagagcaagCTGGAGCAAGTCAAAACGTGAGAGGAGAGCCCCCCCCCCAGTCGCTTTATCTCTCTAGCCCGGTCTCGCTATCTTTGTCACTCACTCTCAAATGCCCAGATAGCTACTCTCTCGTTCTTGCTCACTTTACTCTCTCCCACACGGGCATACACACAATGGTATAAATACTAAGAGAATAATTTTCCATATCCTTCTTCACGATGCCACCTGTACAACAACACCCTCAGTGGGTATCATATTGCTGCGGGTGTCATATTGCTGAGGGTGTCATATCACTTACAATGGGCCCGGCAAACAAGACACCTAGTTTTCCTCTCCGGCTTATTGTGTTACTATAAAGAGACACCGTCAATGAACCAACCGGGTGTGTCAAGTCCAGGACATGACGCAACTGATCTCTTTATCTATTGCCTTTCAATGGTGCTGAGGGACAGGTTTGCGTTTATGTTTGTCTGTAGAGGGAGTACATGAATACGATGTTGATGTATGTGTGTCATATGTAGAAATGCAATCAGACAAGGAACCACTGTTTGCTTCCAGGAGTTGTATACTGAATGTGTTTTCCCCTCCGCGACGTGTCCAGGTGGGCTCAGAAGCTGGACGTGTTGTCGGCCACGGCCACGCAGGACCCAGAGGGCTTCCTGGGCCACCCGGTCAACGCCTTCAAGCTGATGAAGAGACTCAACACAGAGTGGGGAGAGCTGGAGAGCCTGGTTCTCAAGGACATGTCTGATGGTCAGGGTTACTCACAGGCCTCTATTATAACGACTGTATACATGCTCTATTACCACATAAAGATTCATCCTTCCAAATTATTGCTAAttgacaagttatttttttcaaacGATATAATCAGTAGCATTTTTTTCACTAAAGTGATGGAACAGGGTCTTTTCCCACTCAGGGAGAAACAAGATTGCTCTCCAAGCATCTTTTAGCATCTGTACCACCTTGAGGGAAGATCTTGTATAATAGAATTGAGTTTTACAATCTTTCCTTCCCATACTCCAGGGTTCATCTCCAACCTGACCATCCAGAGACAGCACTTCCCCAATGATGACGACCAGACGGGGGCAGCCAAGGCCCTGATGAGGCTGCAGGACACCTACCGGCTGGACACGCAAACCATCTCCACGGGAGAGCTGCCTGGtgaggggtgatggggcagggagGTAGAGGCTAGGGGCTTTAAATCTATGCGTCACATGCTTTGTGAACTACGGTTATAGattaacagtgaaatacttactgaTGGGTCCTTTTCCAGCAATGCAGAGTTAATGATAAAATGgaaatagtgacacaaggaataaatacacagtgattAAGGAGTGAAAATAATATGGTtatctacagggggtaccaggtaCATATAGGTAAGGgcaaagtgactaggcaacatgatagataatagacagtagcagcagcgtgtgagtgcgtgcgtgtgtgtgtgttggggtatcaGTGtaagtatatgtgagtgtgtgggtagagtctagtgtgtgtgtatagagtcagtataagagagttagtgcaaaaaaaggtaaaTGCAGgttgtccgggtagccatttgatgagctatttagcagtcttgtttagcaggcttatggcttgggggtagaagctgttcatggtCATGGTTCAtggttggttccagacttgccgTGCGGCAGTAGAGTGaccagtctatggcttgggtggttggagtctttgacaattcgctgggccttcctctgacacctcccggtatagaggtcctggatggcagggagctcggccccagtaatgtactcaGCCGTACGAACCACACTCTGTGGTGTCATGTGCCTTGTAGTTGCCGcgtggtgatgcagccagacaagatgcagctgtagaactttttgaggatctgagggcccatgcctaatcttttcagcctcccgaGGGAGAAGAGgcgctgtcgtgccctcttcacaactgttagggtgtgtgtgtgtaaaccatgttaattccttagtgatgtggacactgaggaacttgaagctctcgacctgctccactacagccccgtcaatgtggatggggggtgtGCTCACCCCTCCAATtcatgtagtccacgatcagctcctttgtcttgctgacgttgagggagaggttgtgctggcaccacactgccaggtctcagaCCACATCCCTtaatgttagtcatttagcagaccctctaatccagagcgatttacagtagtgattgcATACATTTCATACATTTTTCTCTCGTACTGGTCctctgtgggaatcgaacccacaaccctggcgttgcaagctccATGCTCTAACAGGCTgcctcatcattgttggtgatcagacctaccaccggcgtgtctgcaaacttgatgatgatgttggagttgtTAGGCCACACATTCATGTGTTAATACTGTtcaagaggggactaagcacacacccctgaggggtccccgtgttgatttaaaataaaaattaatttaatttttaatttttcaccattatttaaccaggtaagctagttgagaacaagttctcatttacaactacaacctggccaagataaagtaaagcagtgcgacacaaacaacaacccagagttacacatggaataaacaagcgtacagccaataacacaaaaggaaaaaaagaaagtctatacgcagtgtgtgcaaatggcgtgaggaggtaggccATAGTAACGAGGTAGTTACAATTGagaaaattaacactggagtgatagatgagcagatgatgtgcaagtagaaatactggtgtgcaaaagggcagaaaagtaaataaaaatgaTATGGGGATGATGtcggtagattgggtgggctatttacagatgggctatgtacaactgcagcgattggttagctgctcagatagctgatgcttaaagttattgagagaaatataagtctccagcttcagcgaattttgcaatttgttccagtcattggcagcagagaactggaaggaaaggcggccaaagtacgtgttggctttggggatggccagtgaaatatacctgctcgagtgcgtgctacgggtgagtgttgttatcgtgaccagtgagctgagataaggcagcgCTTTACCTAGCatcgacttatagatgacctggagccagtgggtctggcaacaaatatgtagcgagggccctgcctactagagcatacaggtctcagtggtgggtgttataaggggctttggtaacaaaacggatggcactgtgatagacagtttgctgagtagagtattggaagctattttgtaaatgacatcgtcgaggatcggtaggatagtcagttttacgagggtatgtttggcggtgtgagtgaaggaggctttgttgcgaaataggaagccgattctagatttaatttggggttggagatgtttaatatgagtctggaaggagagtttacagtctagccagacacctaggtatttgtagttgtccacatattctaagtcagaaccgtacagagttgtgatgctagtcgggcgggcgggtgttggcagcgaacggttgaaaagcatgcatttggttttactagcgcttaagagcagttggaaaccacggaggagtgttgtatggcattgaagctcgtttggaggttagttaacacagtgtccaaggaagggccacatgtatacagaatggcgttgtctgcgtagagggggatcagggaatcacccgcagcaagagcgacattgttgatatatacagagaaaataagcggcccaagaattgaaccctgtggtacccccatagagactgccagaggtctggacaacggGCCCTCCGTTttaactctgtctgagaagtagttggtgaaccaggcgaggcagtcatttgagaaaccaaggctattgagtctgccgataagaatagggtgattgacagtcgaaagccttggccaggtcgatgaagacagctgcacagtactgtcatttatcgatggcggttaagatattgtttagtaccttgagcttggccgaggtgcacccgtgaccacctcggaaaccggattgcacagcggagaggtacggtgggattcgaaatggtcagtgatctgtttattgacttggctttcgaagactttagaaaggcagggcaggatggatatcagtctataacagtttggatctagagtgtcaccccctttgaagaggggcatGACTGCGGCAGCTATCCAATCTTTAGGCATCTCGGACGATATGAAAGAgcggttgaacagactggtaataggggttgcaacaatggcggcggataattttagaaagagagggtccagaatttctagcccagctgatttgtacgggtccaggttttgcagctctttctgctatctggatttgggtgaaggagaagtttGGGAGGCTTGGGAAAATAGTTgcgggggtgcggagctgttggccggggttgagGTAGCCAGGAGGacagcatggccagccgtagagaaatgcttattgaaattcttgattatcgtggatttatcggtggtgagtgttacctagcctcagtgcagtgggcagctgggaggaggtgctcttattctccatggactttacagtgtcccagaactttttggagttagagctacaggatgcaaatttctgtttgaaaaagctagtctttgctttcctgactgactgcgtgtattggttcctgacttccctgaaaagttgcatatcgcatcacggggactattcgatgctagtgcagtccgccacaggatgtttttgtgctggtcgagggcagttaggtctggagtgaaccaagggctatatctgttcttagttctacattttttgaaaggggcatgcttatttaagatggtgaggaaattacttttaaccTCTTTCGGGGGTGTGAAACGCTACCGTTcgacctggccaacatccagtgaaattgcagagcgccaaattcaaaaattATAAATTATAAAAATTCATGAagcatacaagtgttatacatcggtttaaagatgaacttcttgttaatgcaaccacggtgtcagatttcaaaaatactttacggCAAAAgaaaaccatgcgattatctgagaacagtgcccagcagacaaatcattacaaacagttagcAGCCAAGAAGAGAagtaacaaaagtcagaaatagcaatacaatttatcacttacctttgatcttcttaTGGTAGCGCTCCCAAGACTCCATGTCACACAAATGTTTGTTTCGTTCGATAAATTCCCTCTTTATATACAAAAAtctctgttttgtttgtgtgtttcgTAATCCATTGGAACAAAGCGCGGTCACAGCATGCAGACGAAAAATCTAAAAAGTACCataaaagtttgtagaaacatgtcaaacgatgtttataatcattcctcaggttgtttttgtcataaataatcgatcatatttcaaccggacaatagcttcgtcaatagaaaaggagaaacaagaaaggcgcacACCCGGTCACACACTGGACTCAtgtctggaaatttccactgtcctCTCATTTGAAAGTGGTGTTCCTCCCTCAtatttcagagtaaaagcctgaaacaatgggGATTGTGAACTGCGtcataagtctttgtatggtggataggctttcaatggaaaaacaggcaTTTCAAAATAAAGGCACTTCCAGgaatggattttcctcaggtttttgcctgccatatcagttctgttatactcagacattattttaacggTTTTGGAAacttgtgttttctatccaaatcgaccaattatatgcatatcctagcttctggatctgagtagcaggcagtttactttgggcacgcttttcatccaaaattaggaatgctgccccctaccctagtgaggttaaagaacgaccaggcatcctcgactgacgggatgaggtcaatatccttccagaatTGCAGAGGGAATGTCCAGGGAGGTGTCACCTGAGCTTGGCGATGAGCTTGCaggggactatggtgttaaatgcgaGCAGTAGTCAATGAAGCATTCTTACCTTGGATATTCCTTTTATCCAGGTgagtgagggcagtgtggagtgcaatagagattgcgctatctatggatctgttgggggcggtatgcgaattggagtaaGGCtaaggtgtctgggatgatggtgttgatgtgagccatgaccagcctttcaaagcatttcatggctatagatgtgagtgctatgagacgatagtcatttaggcaccTACTGGCTGGAAACACATACCATCTCCATGAGGGAACTGCCTGGTGATGCGGGTGAGGGGCAGGCAGGGAAAGGCATGTGGAGGGAGCTGCATACCAGGAGTGGATTAGCCGTGGGCGTGTTGCCGGCGGAGGTTCTGTTATAGCTTCAGtgactgctgctactgttacggAGGGAAACCCTGCACAGGGCTCACAACATGCAGTGGAAAGCCCCATTTATTCCACATGAAGTCTTGAAATCCCATGTAATGCCATGGAAATGCACTGTATGCAAATGCTGCCGAGATGGAATTTTTATGCTGATGAGATGAGTCTATGTGTGTGTCGGATGCGTGTGTGTCACTCACTCATGTCTACACACAGGAACCAATACGGATGTCACTATGAGCCCGATGACGGTGGAGGACTGCTTTGAGCTGGGGAAGATAGCCTACTCTGATGCAGACTACTACCACACGGAGCTGTGGATGGAGCAGGCCCTGAAACAGCTGGATGGGGGAGAGGAGTCCACCGTGGACATGGTGACCATCCTGGATTACCTCAGCTACTCTATCTACCAGCAAGGGGAGCTAGAGAGGGCCCTGGACTACACCAAGAGACTGCTGAAATTGGGTGAGTGGATATTTGTGTTTCATATGCGTTTCATGTCTTGATTGTAATGCACAGGACAATACTGAGTAGATTCTCATCTTCAGTCCTAAATGTGTCTGCTGTTTTCCTCAGACTCTGCCCACCAGCGAGCCAATGGCAACCTGAAGTACTTTGAGTACCAGCTAGCCAAGCAGAAGAAGGTGGAGGCAGAGGAGGgcctgaaggagaaggaggaaagagagcgggagaagcGGGAGGTGTCTGAGAAGAAGGGCAGACCTGCAGACTACCTGCCTGAGAGGAGGAAGTACGAACAGCTGTGTCGCGGCGAGGGCATCAAGATGGTGAGAGGCTGTATTGACCACTGGTGGCACTTTAAATCGGAGGACAGACTCCTAGTAGTAGCTGGAATTGAATAAATGAAAATggcttccatgtgtttgatactattccattcatttttttccagccattactatgagccatcctcccgtcaccagcctccactggtactaacacacacactctgcatgcACCACTTCTAATGGCTATGTATTTTGATGTTTAAATGGCTTAAGTCCTACTCGTCTTGAAAGGCTTTATAATGATCATGGAATTTcactgaacgaaaatataaatgcaaaatgtaaagtgtttcatgagctgaaataaaagatcccaggaatgttccatgtgcacaaaaagcttatttctctcaaattgtgcgttcaaatgtgtttttcatccctgttagtgagcatttctcctttgccaagatcatccatccacctgacaggagtggcatatcaagaagctgtttaaacagcgtgatcattacGCAGCTGCACCTTatggacaataaaaggtcactttaaaatgtgcagttttgtcacaacacaatgccacacatGTCTC encodes the following:
- the LOC110499022 gene encoding prolyl 4-hydroxylase subunit alpha-1 isoform X1, giving the protein MVPRGVWCVLLTCLFYTSSADKDFFTSIGQMTDLLYTEKDLVTSLKDYIRAEESKLEQVKTWAQKLDVLSATATQDPEGFLGHPVNAFKLMKRLNTEWGELESLVLKDMSDGFISNLTIQRQHFPNDDDQTGAAKALMRLQDTYRLDTQTISTGELPGTNTDVTMSPMTVEDCFELGKIAYSDADYYHTELWMEQALKQLDGGEESTVDMVTILDYLSYSIYQQGELERALDYTKRLLKLDSAHQRANGNLKYFEYQLAKQKKVEAEEGLKEKEEREREKREVSEKKGRPADYLPERRKYEQLCRGEGIKMTPRRQSRMFCRYSDNNRHPLYVLGPVKQEDEWDRPRIIRYHDILSNSEIEKVKELAKPRLRRATISNPITGVLETAHYRISKSAWLTAYEDPVVDKINQRIEDITGLNVKTAEELQVANYGVGGQYEPHFDFGRKDEPDAFKELGTGNRIATWLIYMSDVPSGGATVFTDVGAAVWPKKGSAVFWYNLFASGEGDYSTRHAACPVLVGNKWVSNKWIHERGQEFRRRCTLDESD
- the LOC110499022 gene encoding prolyl 4-hydroxylase subunit alpha-1 isoform X2, with product MVPRGVWCVLLTCLFYTSSADKDFFTSIGQMTDLLYTEKDLVTSLKDYIRAEESKLEQVKTWAQKLDVLSATATQDPEGFLGHPVNAFKLMKRLNTEWGELESLVLKDMSDGFISNLTIQRQHFPNDDDQTGAAKALMRLQDTYRLDTQTISTGELPGTNTDVTMSPMTVEDCFELGKIAYSDADYYHTELWMEQALKQLDGGEESTVDMVTILDYLSYSIYQQGELERALDYTKRLLKLDSAHQRANGNLKYFEYQLAKQKKVEAEEGLKEKEEREREKREVSEKKGRPADYLPERRKYEQLCRGEGIKMTPRRQSRMFCRYSDNNRHPLYVLGPVKQEDEWDRPRIIRYHDILSNSEIEKVKELAKPRLRRATVHDPQTGKLTTAHYRVSKSAWLTAYEDPVVDKINQRIEDITGLNVKTAEELQVANYGVGGQYEPHFDFGRKDEPDAFKELGTGNRIATWLIYMSDVPSGGATVFTDVGAAVWPKKGSAVFWYNLFASGEGDYSTRHAACPVLVGNKWVSNKWIHERGQEFRRRCTLDESD